In one window of Streptomyces roseofulvus DNA:
- a CDS encoding Zn-dependent alcohol dehydrogenase, producing the protein MIRAAVLPAVGAPLEITGIELPEPGPGRVRIRLAAAGVCHSDLSLTNGTMRLPVPAVLGHEGAGTVVSVGEGVTHVAPGDGVVLNWAPSCGACHPCSLGEVWLCVNALNGAAEVHARAADGRDLHPGLNVAAFAEETVVSANCVLPLPECIPLTDAALLGCAVLTGWGAVHHAARVRAGETVAVFGVGGVGLATLQAARIAGASTIVAVDVSPEKEELARAAGATEYVVASETTAREIRKLTGGNGVDVAVECVGRAVTIRTAWESTRRGGRTTVVGIGGKDQQVSFHALEIFHWGRTLAGCVYGNSDPAADLPVIAGHIREGRFDLGALVTERITLDGIPGAFDAMLAGKGGRALVVF; encoded by the coding sequence GTGATCCGTGCCGCCGTCCTGCCCGCCGTCGGTGCCCCGCTGGAGATCACCGGCATCGAGCTGCCCGAGCCCGGCCCAGGCCGGGTCCGGATCCGGCTCGCCGCGGCCGGCGTCTGCCACTCCGACCTGTCACTGACCAACGGCACCATGCGCCTCCCCGTCCCGGCCGTCCTCGGCCACGAGGGCGCCGGCACCGTCGTCTCCGTCGGCGAGGGGGTGACCCATGTCGCCCCCGGCGACGGCGTGGTGCTCAACTGGGCGCCGTCCTGCGGCGCCTGTCACCCCTGCTCGCTCGGCGAGGTGTGGCTCTGCGTCAACGCCCTGAACGGCGCCGCGGAGGTGCACGCCCGCGCCGCCGACGGGCGCGACCTGCACCCGGGCCTCAACGTGGCGGCCTTCGCCGAGGAGACCGTCGTCTCCGCGAACTGCGTGCTGCCCCTCCCGGAGTGCATACCGCTCACCGACGCCGCCCTGCTCGGCTGCGCCGTCCTCACCGGCTGGGGCGCCGTCCACCACGCGGCCCGGGTCCGGGCGGGCGAGACCGTCGCCGTCTTCGGCGTCGGAGGCGTCGGCCTCGCCACCCTCCAGGCCGCCCGGATCGCCGGGGCCTCCACGATCGTCGCGGTGGACGTCTCCCCGGAGAAGGAGGAGCTGGCACGGGCCGCCGGGGCCACGGAGTACGTGGTGGCCTCGGAGACCACCGCCCGTGAGATCCGGAAGCTGACCGGCGGGAACGGCGTCGACGTGGCCGTGGAGTGCGTCGGCCGCGCCGTCACCATCCGGACCGCCTGGGAGTCCACCCGGCGCGGCGGCCGGACCACCGTCGTCGGCATCGGCGGCAAGGACCAGCAGGTCTCCTTCCACGCCCTGGAGATCTTCCACTGGGGCCGCACCCTGGCCGGCTGCGTGTACGGCAACTCGGACCCGGCCGCCGACCTGCCCGTCATCGCCGGGCACATCCGGGAGGGCCGCTTCGACCTGGGCGCCCTCGTCACCGAGCGGATCACCCTGGACGGCATCCCCGGCGCCTTCGACGCCATGCTCGCGGGCAAGGGCGGCCGCGCCCTCGTCGTCTTCTGA
- a CDS encoding DsbA family oxidoreductase: MSENSIENTTAAEPAASPAAVETPPPGVIVVHSDLWCSFAHLAIHRLHTTRARLGLEDRVAFDLRAFPLELLNDAPSPRPGTDSEVARMASLEPAAGWQLWQAKDWLYPSTTLPALEAVLAAKEQSLRASELLDLGLRRAFWAESRCVSNRRVILDVAKETGAVDVVALEEALDDGRARRALADQTALSRTDAVRCSPHLFLPDGTDVANPGVDVGWEGAYGVGWPVVHGDDPRVYEDILLRAAA; this comes from the coding sequence ATGTCCGAGAACAGCATCGAGAACACCACCGCAGCCGAGCCGGCCGCGTCGCCCGCCGCGGTCGAGACTCCGCCGCCCGGGGTGATCGTCGTCCACTCCGACCTCTGGTGCTCGTTCGCGCACCTCGCGATCCACCGGCTGCACACCACCCGGGCCCGGCTCGGCCTGGAGGACCGGGTCGCCTTCGACCTGCGCGCCTTCCCGCTGGAGCTGCTCAACGACGCGCCGAGCCCGCGCCCCGGCACGGACAGCGAGGTGGCCCGGATGGCCTCGCTGGAGCCGGCGGCGGGATGGCAGCTGTGGCAGGCGAAGGACTGGCTCTACCCGTCCACGACCCTGCCCGCCCTCGAAGCGGTGCTCGCCGCCAAGGAGCAGTCCCTGCGGGCCTCGGAGCTCCTCGACCTGGGGCTGCGCCGCGCCTTCTGGGCCGAGTCCCGGTGCGTGAGCAACCGGCGGGTCATCCTGGACGTCGCCAAGGAGACCGGGGCGGTCGACGTGGTCGCGCTGGAGGAGGCCCTGGACGACGGACGGGCCCGCCGCGCGCTCGCCGACCAGACCGCCCTGTCCCGGACCGACGCCGTCCGGTGCAGCCCGCACCTCTTCCTGCCGGACGGCACCGACGTCGCCAACCCCGGCGTCGACGTGGGCTGGGAGGGCGCGTACGGCGTCGGCTGGCCGGTGGTGCACGGCGACGACCCGCGGGTGTACGAGGACATCCTGCTGCGGGCCGCCGCCTGA
- a CDS encoding CitMHS family transporter, which translates to MLTVLGFAMIATFLVLIMLKKMSPIAALVLIPALFCVAVGQGAQLGDYVIDGVSKLAPTAAMLMFAIVYFGVMIDVGLFDPIVRAILRFCKADPVRVVVGTAVLAAIVSLDGDGSTTFMITVSAMYPLYKRLGMSLVVLTGVAATANGVMNTLPWGGPTARAATALKLDAGDIFVPMIPALAVGLVFVIALAYVLGRRERKRIGYLTLDQALATETDGETVLVGAGGGADEATGRGAGRPAKRAGGAAGGSGPAAPGGSGAPDQDPAVPGFQGLDPHRATLRPRLYWFNAALTVALLTAMILELLPIPVLFLLGAALALTVNYPRPAEQKERLAAHAENVLNVAGMVFAAAVFTGVLTGTGMVKHMADWLVGAIPDAMGPHMALVTGLLSLPLTYFMSNDGFYFGVLPVLAEAGAAHGVSPLEIARASLVGQALHMSSPLVPAVYVLVGMAKVEFGDHTRFTVKWAALTSLVVLAAAILFGIV; encoded by the coding sequence ATGCTGACCGTCCTCGGCTTCGCCATGATCGCGACCTTCCTGGTCCTGATCATGCTGAAGAAGATGTCGCCGATCGCGGCGCTCGTCCTGATCCCCGCCCTGTTCTGCGTCGCCGTCGGGCAGGGCGCGCAGCTCGGCGACTACGTCATCGACGGCGTGAGCAAGCTGGCTCCCACCGCGGCGATGCTGATGTTCGCGATCGTCTACTTCGGCGTCATGATCGACGTCGGTCTCTTCGACCCGATCGTCCGGGCCATCCTGCGCTTCTGCAAGGCCGACCCGGTCCGCGTGGTCGTCGGCACGGCGGTGCTCGCGGCGATCGTCTCCCTCGACGGGGACGGCTCCACCACCTTCATGATCACGGTTTCGGCGATGTACCCGCTCTACAAGCGGCTCGGCATGAGCCTCGTCGTCCTCACCGGCGTGGCGGCCACGGCCAACGGCGTGATGAACACCCTGCCCTGGGGCGGTCCCACCGCCCGCGCCGCGACCGCGCTCAAGCTCGACGCCGGCGACATCTTCGTCCCGATGATCCCGGCCCTCGCGGTCGGCCTGGTCTTCGTGATCGCCCTCGCGTACGTCCTCGGCCGCCGCGAGCGGAAGCGGATCGGCTACCTCACCCTCGACCAGGCCCTCGCCACCGAGACCGACGGCGAGACCGTCCTGGTCGGCGCCGGCGGGGGAGCGGACGAGGCGACGGGCCGGGGCGCGGGCCGGCCGGCGAAGCGGGCGGGCGGCGCGGCCGGCGGCTCCGGCCCCGCCGCCCCGGGCGGCTCCGGTGCGCCGGACCAGGACCCGGCCGTCCCCGGCTTCCAGGGCCTCGACCCGCACCGCGCCACCCTCCGGCCCCGGCTGTACTGGTTCAACGCCGCCCTCACGGTCGCCCTGCTCACGGCGATGATCCTGGAGCTGCTGCCGATCCCGGTCCTCTTCCTCCTCGGCGCCGCGCTCGCGCTCACCGTGAACTACCCGCGCCCCGCCGAGCAGAAGGAGCGCCTGGCCGCCCACGCGGAGAACGTCCTCAACGTCGCCGGCATGGTCTTCGCCGCCGCCGTCTTCACCGGCGTCCTCACGGGCACCGGCATGGTCAAGCACATGGCCGACTGGCTGGTCGGCGCCATCCCGGACGCGATGGGCCCGCACATGGCGCTCGTGACCGGTCTGCTGAGCCTGCCGCTCACCTACTTCATGTCGAACGACGGCTTCTACTTCGGCGTCCTCCCCGTGCTCGCCGAGGCCGGTGCCGCGCACGGCGTCTCGCCGCTGGAGATCGCCCGCGCCTCGCTGGTCGGCCAGGCCCTGCACATGTCGAGCCCGCTGGTCCCGGCCGTGTACGTGCTGGTCGGCATGGCGAAGGTGGAGTTCGGCGACCACACCCGGTTCACCGTGAAGTGGGCGGCGCTCACCTCGCTGGTCGTCCTCGCGGCGGCGATCCTCTTCGGCATCGTCTGA
- a CDS encoding class F sortase — MARRKARLTRRQRRLLRLTRTVALATVLVTGGVWWTADGDPADRQPVAGADAKPDAGASAAAPAAGAPAGTDRAEAARSRTGAAAKAAGATSSRSGATARAEVREKPPAPPAPLGRSRPTLVAVPAITIEAPTLDLGLDREGRLGVPPVDDPQKVGWYARGPAPGERGTAVLVGHRDTLTGPAVFLDLDSLGPGNTVRVARADGRVAVFTVDKVRTYPKSAFPDKEVYGSTSRPELRLLTCGGAYDRGSGYDANIVVFAHLTGVDKTI, encoded by the coding sequence ATGGCGCGGCGTAAGGCCCGCCTCACGCGCCGGCAGCGACGCCTCCTCCGGCTCACCAGGACCGTGGCGCTGGCCACGGTCCTGGTGACCGGGGGCGTGTGGTGGACCGCGGACGGGGACCCCGCCGACCGGCAGCCCGTCGCCGGGGCCGACGCCAAGCCCGACGCCGGGGCGTCGGCCGCGGCGCCCGCCGCCGGCGCCCCGGCCGGCACCGACCGCGCGGAGGCGGCCCGGAGCCGGACGGGCGCGGCCGCGAAGGCCGCCGGGGCGACGTCGAGCCGGTCCGGCGCCACCGCCCGGGCCGAGGTCCGCGAGAAGCCGCCCGCACCTCCCGCCCCGCTCGGCCGCTCCCGGCCCACCCTCGTCGCCGTGCCCGCGATCACCATCGAGGCGCCCACCCTCGACCTCGGCCTCGACCGCGAGGGACGGCTGGGGGTGCCGCCGGTCGACGACCCGCAGAAGGTCGGCTGGTACGCCCGCGGCCCCGCGCCCGGCGAGCGCGGCACGGCCGTGCTGGTCGGCCACCGCGACACCCTGACCGGACCGGCCGTCTTCCTCGACCTCGACTCGCTCGGCCCCGGCAACACCGTCCGGGTCGCCCGCGCCGACGGGCGGGTCGCCGTCTTCACCGTGGACAAGGTGCGCACGTACCCGAAGTCCGCCTTCCCCGACAAGGAGGTGTACGGCTCCACCTCCCGGCCCGAGCTGCGCCTGCTGACCTGCGGCGGGGCATACGACCGGGGCTCCGGTTACGACGCCAACATCGTCGTCTTCGCCCACCTCACCGGTGTCGACAAGACGATCTGA
- a CDS encoding aldehyde dehydrogenase family protein, protein MKAHNAMYIGGEWRPASTSGTIPVTDPVTEQVIAHVPAGTAEDVDAAVRAARAALPGWAATPPAERAARIAALRDALAARAEEIAATVTAELGAPPKLAAAVHAGLPVAVAGSYAELAATHPFVEKVGNSTVYAEPVGVVAAITPWNYPLHQIVAKVAPALAAGCTTVLKPAEDTPLTAQLFAEAVHDAGLPAGVFNLVTGLGTVAGQALAEHPGVDLVSFTGSTAVGRRIGALAGGAVKRVALELGGKSANVILPSADLARAVAAGVANVMSNSGQTCSAWTRMLVPAERYEEAVALAAEAAAKYVPGERLGPLVSARQRDRVRGYIEKGVEEGARLVAGGTEAPLETGYYVSPTVFADVTPGMTIAQEEIFGPVVSLLRYEDEEEALAIANGTEYGLGGAVWGEETEAVAFARRMETGQVDINGGRFNPLAPFGGWKRSGVGRELGAHGLAEYLQTKSLQF, encoded by the coding sequence ATGAAGGCCCACAACGCGATGTACATCGGTGGGGAGTGGCGGCCCGCGTCCACCTCCGGGACGATCCCCGTCACCGATCCGGTGACCGAGCAGGTCATCGCCCATGTGCCGGCCGGCACCGCCGAGGACGTCGACGCCGCCGTGCGCGCCGCCCGCGCCGCGCTGCCGGGCTGGGCCGCCACCCCGCCCGCCGAGCGGGCCGCCCGGATCGCCGCCCTGCGCGACGCGCTCGCCGCCCGCGCCGAGGAGATCGCCGCCACCGTCACCGCCGAGCTCGGCGCCCCGCCGAAGCTCGCCGCCGCCGTACACGCCGGACTGCCGGTCGCGGTCGCCGGCTCGTACGCCGAACTGGCCGCCACCCACCCGTTCGTGGAGAAGGTCGGCAACTCCACCGTCTACGCGGAGCCGGTCGGCGTCGTCGCCGCCATCACGCCCTGGAACTACCCGCTCCACCAGATCGTCGCCAAGGTCGCCCCGGCCCTCGCCGCCGGCTGCACCACGGTCCTCAAGCCGGCCGAGGACACCCCGCTCACCGCCCAGCTCTTCGCCGAGGCCGTCCACGACGCGGGTCTCCCGGCCGGCGTCTTCAACCTGGTCACCGGCCTCGGCACGGTCGCCGGGCAGGCCCTCGCCGAACACCCCGGCGTCGACCTCGTCTCCTTCACCGGCTCCACCGCCGTCGGCCGCCGCATCGGCGCCCTCGCCGGCGGCGCCGTGAAGCGGGTCGCCCTGGAACTCGGAGGCAAGTCCGCCAACGTGATCCTGCCCAGCGCCGACCTCGCCAGGGCCGTCGCCGCCGGCGTCGCCAACGTCATGTCCAACTCCGGCCAGACGTGCAGCGCCTGGACCCGGATGCTGGTCCCCGCCGAGCGGTACGAGGAGGCGGTGGCCCTCGCCGCCGAGGCCGCCGCCAAGTACGTCCCCGGCGAGCGCCTCGGCCCGCTGGTCAGCGCCCGCCAGCGCGACCGGGTCCGCGGCTACATCGAGAAGGGCGTCGAAGAGGGCGCCCGACTGGTCGCCGGCGGCACCGAGGCCCCCCTGGAGACCGGCTACTACGTCTCCCCGACGGTTTTTGCCGACGTCACCCCCGGGATGACCATCGCCCAGGAGGAGATCTTCGGACCGGTCGTCTCCCTCCTCCGGTACGAGGACGAGGAGGAGGCCCTCGCGATCGCCAACGGCACCGAGTACGGCCTCGGCGGCGCCGTCTGGGGCGAGGAGACCGAGGCGGTCGCCTTCGCCCGCCGCATGGAGACCGGCCAGGTCGACATCAACGGCGGCCGGTTCAACCCGCTCGCCCCCTTCGGCGGCTGGAAGCGCTCCGGTGTCGGCCGGGAACTCGGCGCACACGGCCTCGCCGAGTACCTCCAGACCAAGTCCCTCCAGTTCTGA
- a CDS encoding DMT family transporter, whose product MHTALLAVALLVGCLLAVQASANLQLNSAVGTPYGASTLQLGVATTLLAALALAAGTLGALGRLPDVPPWQLLGGLASPLYITSGILLFPRLGALASVGLFVTGQMFASLALDLFGLLGLERQPLGAGTVLGAAAVLAGIVVIIRGGRGAAPAGAAGLSAAARTGWLALGIVAGGVLPVQGAVNAQLRERLDAPLTVAVISFAVATFTIAVVLLVLRATRRTPAPRVAPLKKMPWWGWLGGACAAAYVTGTFLLIPAIGAAVTIALTVTGQQLTSALIDHKGLFRLPGRPLTRPRALGLALLLAGSLTIQLA is encoded by the coding sequence ATGCACACCGCTCTGCTCGCCGTCGCGCTCCTCGTCGGCTGCCTCCTCGCCGTCCAGGCGTCGGCCAACCTCCAGCTCAACTCCGCCGTCGGCACCCCGTACGGCGCCTCGACGCTCCAACTGGGCGTCGCCACCACCCTGCTGGCCGCCCTGGCGCTGGCCGCCGGGACCCTCGGCGCGCTGGGCAGACTTCCGGACGTACCCCCCTGGCAACTGCTCGGCGGGCTGGCCAGCCCGCTCTACATCACGAGCGGCATCCTGCTCTTCCCCCGGCTGGGCGCCCTGGCGAGCGTCGGTCTCTTCGTCACCGGCCAGATGTTCGCCTCGCTCGCCCTCGACCTCTTCGGCCTGCTCGGCCTGGAGCGGCAGCCGCTCGGCGCCGGGACGGTCCTCGGCGCGGCCGCCGTCCTCGCCGGCATCGTCGTGATCATCCGGGGCGGACGCGGCGCGGCCCCAGCGGGCGCCGCCGGACTCTCGGCCGCCGCCCGGACGGGCTGGCTCGCCCTCGGAATCGTCGCGGGCGGGGTGCTGCCGGTGCAGGGCGCGGTCAACGCCCAGCTGCGGGAACGGCTCGACGCACCGCTCACCGTCGCCGTGATCAGCTTCGCCGTCGCAACCTTCACCATCGCCGTCGTCCTGCTGGTGCTGCGGGCCACCCGTCGCACCCCGGCCCCGCGCGTCGCCCCGCTGAAGAAGATGCCCTGGTGGGGCTGGCTCGGGGGCGCGTGCGCGGCCGCGTACGTCACCGGCACCTTCCTGCTCATACCGGCCATCGGTGCCGCCGTGACCATCGCGCTCACCGTGACGGGCCAGCAGCTCACCTCGGCCCTCATCGACCACAAGGGGCTCTTCCGGCTGCCCGGGCGCCCCCTCACCCGGCCGCGCGCGCTCGGTCTCGCCCTGCTGCTCGCCGGCTCGCTCACCATCCAGCTCGCCTGA
- a CDS encoding TetR/AcrR family transcriptional regulator, which produces MSDHERRGPAADPGQKTKGAARRPADRPTPAERDLIGVLGPAGDPLPTGDLLAAGDLQIDARPATAPRRRADAERNRAQILAAAERLFSEGDPRTVTMDRIAKAAGVGRATLYRSFPDPASVAVALLDEHERLLQGQLVYGPPPLGPGAPAGERLAAFYLAMLDLLEKHLPLALGAETGPERFRTGAYGFWRVHVRTLLVAHGAEDPDALVDTVLAPLSPELFAFQRHELGLSVERIGASLATFARGLLRAGARS; this is translated from the coding sequence ATGAGTGACCACGAGCGGCGCGGTCCCGCGGCGGACCCCGGGCAGAAGACGAAGGGGGCGGCCCGCCGTCCGGCGGACCGCCCCACCCCCGCCGAGCGGGATCTGATCGGCGTTCTCGGGCCGGCCGGCGACCCGCTGCCCACGGGCGACCTGCTGGCCGCGGGCGACCTCCAGATCGACGCGCGCCCGGCCACCGCCCCGCGTCGCCGCGCCGACGCCGAGCGCAACCGCGCCCAGATCCTCGCCGCGGCCGAACGGCTCTTCTCCGAGGGCGACCCGCGGACCGTCACCATGGACCGCATCGCCAAGGCCGCCGGCGTCGGCCGCGCCACCCTCTACCGCAGCTTCCCCGACCCGGCCTCGGTCGCGGTGGCGCTGCTCGACGAGCACGAGCGTCTGCTCCAGGGCCAACTCGTCTACGGCCCACCGCCGCTGGGGCCGGGGGCGCCCGCGGGGGAGCGGCTCGCCGCGTTCTACCTCGCGATGCTCGACCTCCTGGAGAAGCACCTCCCGCTGGCGCTCGGCGCGGAGACCGGCCCCGAACGCTTCCGCACCGGCGCGTACGGCTTCTGGCGGGTCCACGTCCGCACCCTGCTCGTCGCCCACGGCGCCGAGGACCCCGACGCCCTCGTCGACACCGTGCTCGCCCCGCTCTCGCCCGAGCTGTTCGCCTTCCAGCGGCACGAACTCGGGCTCTCCGTCGAGCGGATCGGCGCCTCACTCGCGACGTTCGCCCGCGGCCTCCTTCGGGCCGGCGCCCGCTCCTGA